One Branchiostoma floridae strain S238N-H82 chromosome 1, Bfl_VNyyK, whole genome shotgun sequence genomic region harbors:
- the LOC118419272 gene encoding zinc finger protein 431-like — MSKRGEMKKHFCPHCKYRTGNAAHLKDHIRTHTGERPYQCQHCDYSASQKSRLKMHIIAIHTDEKAAYGRGRSERSTACKRERVRTEHTGGVRQHAHRCDLCNYSTTYKAHLKRHIAAKHSNYRPHKCPTCDFAAVDKTCLKNHVATHSIERPYSCEICDYSAKTKDHLRQHMTTHAVEKPYKCDACSYSSAQLSNLKRHMAKHTGEKPYKCDICGYGTADMSNLKRHIMGQHAGEKPYKCDICGYSAAQRSNLKLHIKAKHSDERSYKCKVYGYATSRITTHTGEKPYKCDICGHGTAYLSNLKRHVMDKHSAEKSYKCDTCGYATSRMSDLKKHIATHTGEKPYKS, encoded by the exons ATGTCAAAAAGAGGGGAGATGAAGAAACACTTTTGTCCGCACTGTAAGTATAGAACGGGGAATGCGGCACACTTGAAAGATCACATcaggactcataccggtgagagaccataccagtgccagcattgtgactattctgcatcacAAAAGAGCCGCCTGAAAATGCACATTATTGCTATACACACCGATGAGAAAGCAGCATACGGACGTGGACGCAGTGAGCGTTCGACAGCATGCAAACGTGAACGTGTCCGGACCGAACACACTGGTGGTGTGAGACAACATGCGCATCGTTGCGATCTTTGTAACTATTCTACCACATACAAGGCGCATCTGAAGCGCCACATTGCGGCGAAACACAGTAACTACAGGCCGCACAAATGTCCAACATGTGATTTTGCTGCGGTGGACAAAACATGTCTGAAAAATCACGTAGCTACCCATTCTATTGAGAGACCATACAGCTGTGAGATTTGTGATTACTCTGCAAAAACAAAGGATCATTTGAGACAGCACATGACCACGCATGCTGTCGAAaagccttacaaatgtgacgCCTGTAGTTATTCTTCTGCGCAATTGTCGAATTTGAAACGCCACATGGctaagcacaccggtgagaaaccttacaaatgtgacatttgtgggTATGGTACAGcagatatgtcaaatttgaaacGGCACATCATGGGCCAACacgctggtgagaaaccttacaaatgtgacatttgtgggTACAGTGCAGCACAAAGGTCAAATTTAAAGCTTCACATTAAGGCTAAACACTCAGACGAGAGGTCCTACAAATGTAAAGTTTACGGTTATGCTACTTCACGAATTACCACACAtactggcgagaaaccttacaaatgtgacatttgtgggCACGGTACTGcatatttgtcaaatttgaagCGGCATGTAATGGACAAACACTCTGCCGAGAAGTCCTACAAGTGTGACACTTGTGGCTATGCCACTTCACGAATGTCTGATTTAAAGAAGCACATCGCCACACACACTGgcgaaaaaccttacaaat CTTGA